One stretch of Scophthalmus maximus strain ysfricsl-2021 chromosome 12, ASM2237912v1, whole genome shotgun sequence DNA includes these proteins:
- the LOC118290431 gene encoding mucin-5AC → MDNRPLLFILWVALSCTFTTSSANTSAAPTATTNNVTSPMTHTVTSPMTHTVTSPMTHTVTSPMTHNVTSPMTHTVTSPMTHNVTSPMTHTVTSPMTHNVTSAMTHNVTSAMTHTVTSPMTHNVTSQTTHTVTSPTTHNMTSPTTHNMTSPTTHNMTSAPQLTVNTTVETLDTPVSNTGCGTEQLCASEPSNCDPSTGASCFFFSAKQQPGSQNLEFSLSGESEGYIAATLSPDATLGDNDPTYICANNNSFVQFFSTVLVNGSLTQTELSVNSVKGKVNGKKIQCTFTATVPNSATRRPRGAPTDAAILISTGAFNNNSGTLGSPTAKFSSDVVNLSNPNTTVTNQLSTNTTSSPTTAHAITFQQTLMQVLLISVGALSLALV, encoded by the exons ATGGACAACAGACCGCTGCTCTTCATCCTGTGGGTGGCGCTGTCCTGCAcgttcaccacctcctctgccaATACATCAGCTGCACCCACTGCAACCACCAACAACGTGACATCACCGATGACAcacaccgtgacatcaccgATGACAcacaccgtgacatcaccgATGACAcacaccgtgacatcaccgATGACACACAACGTGACATCACCGATGACAcacaccgtgacatcaccgATGACACACAACGTGACATCACCGATGACAcacaccgtgacatcaccgATGACACACAACGTGACATCAGCGATGACACACAACGTGACATCAGCGATGACAcacaccgtgacatcaccgATGACACACAACGTGACATCACAGACGACACACACCGTGACATCCCCGACGacacacaacatgacatcaCCGACGacacacaacatgacatcaCCGACGacacacaacatgacatcaGCTCCCCAACTGACTGTTAACACCACAGTGGAAACTCTTGAT ACTCCTGTTTCTAATACGGGATGTGGGACCGAGCAGCTCTGCGCCTCCGAGCCGTCCAACTGCGACCCGTCCACAGGAgcgtcttgtttctttttttctgccaaacaGCAGCCGGGCAGTCAGAACCTTGAGTTTTCCCTCTCAGGAGAGTCCGAAGGCTACATCGCTGCCACCTTGTCACCTGACGCCACATTG GGAGATAACGACCCAACCTACATCTgtgcaaacaacaacagttttgtTCAATTCTTCAGCACCGTCCTGGTCAATGGCTCGCTGACCCAGACAGAG CTGAGCGTGAACTCTGTGAAGGGAAAGGTCAACGGAAAGAAGATCCAGTGCACGTTTACCGCCACTGTTCCAAACTCAGCAACTAGACGACCTAGAGGAGCACCAACGGATGCAGCAATCTTAATCTCCACTGGAGCTTTCAACAACA ATTCTGGGACTCTGGGATCCCCGACCGCTAAATTTAGCAGCGACGTTGTAAACCTGTCAAATCCCAACACCACCGTCACCAATCAGCTttccaccaacaccaccagcTCCCCCACTACGGCTCACGCCATCACGTTCCAGCAAACCCTGATGCAGG TTCTGCTGATCTCTGTGGGCGCGCTCAGTCTGGCCCTGGTTTGA
- the LOC118290412 gene encoding uncharacterized protein LOC118290412, translating to MNMFRRDKGSAAQTPLVPPRPGPGPGPGPGQQQEPDDPIEEAGGGGGGGRTKASQKNNNELNAKTKRTGLMGAMQQVNPFRSTSQVPSRVDDAPTSESREQGSDSTQRPGVLKGVMQKVNPFRSTPQVLKAASSESLDQERASDLTQSPGVLRGVMQKVNPFKSSTQVKTDPPDDHSPQETGGELQTKQNPGMISGMMHKVNPFKSSQPKETRLPHDDLSSSGGGFTEKQTPGTFRGMMQKVNVFSPSHSQGGGALHSEISSSAESLDDGSIQRHTVWYVDGDTSCEVKGQPVEAPKKRTMTFRMKRILPSGLFGSGTKDTLASPQQAVEVQTLHLAEVPGEGTVLDPLDDEDGLLAWWRTVEGWDDWSGANENEEAEEVVEQAADRVFMAARLFVRFFNQRGASLQQRVLELLALADAADNFHKKTVTASVGGGVASIAGSVTTITGLILAPFTAGTSLIVTAVGIGVATAGGLASASANITDTVHSKTDRKKVEAMIQQYEEEMKDIRECLEFLQDGMETLEEWDFEKYAESISQKHLNQNVKHVMKEGGRAGKALVINTESLISTVQVLGVAGGAAKAAQVMSITTGVMAGLFLALDVFFLAKDSMELRSGAKTDFAAKIREVCKDLQDGLLQLNTVKEQLQRTMDGIEVEVEEEDEEQLKSDLKKLVELEE from the exons ATGAACATGTTCAGAAGAGATAAAGGCTCCGCAGCCCAGACTCCGTTGGTCCCGCCTAGACCTGGAcccggacctggacctggacctggacagCAG CAGGAGCCGGACGATCCTATTgaagaggcaggaggaggaggaggaggaggaaggaccaAGGCCTCGCAG aaaaacaacaacgaacTGAACGCAAAGACCAAG AGGACCGGACTGATGGGAGCGATGCAGCAGGTCAACCCCTTCAGGTCCACCTCACAG GTTCCGTCCAGAGTCGACGATGCTCCGACGTCAGAGTCACGAGAACAAGGATCTGACtccacacag aggcCAGGTGTGTTGAAGGGGGTCATGCAGAAGGTCAACCCGTTCAGGTCGACCCCCCAG GTTCTTAAAGCTGCGTCTTCAGAGTCTCTGGACCAGGAACGAGCTTCAGACTTGACGCAG AGCCCCGGCGTGTTGAGAGGAGTCATGCAGAAGGTCAACCCCTTCAAGTCGTCCACTCAG gtGAAGACCGATCCTCCAGACGATCATTCACCACAAGAGACTGGAGGAGAACTTCAGACCAAACAG AATCCAGGGATGATCTCAGGAATGATGCACAAAGTGAACCCGTTCAAATCCTCACAGCCGAAG GAAACACGACTTCCACACGACGACCTTTCCTCCAGCGGCGGAGGCTTCACGGAGAAGCAG ACTCCAGGGACGTTCAGAGGGATGATGCAGAAAGTGAATGTCTTCAGCCCGTCTCACTCACAG GGAGGGGGAGCTCTTCACAGTGAGATCTCGTCCAGCGCCGAGAGCCTGGACGACGGCAGCATACAGAGACAC ACCGTTTGGTATGTCGACGGCGACACCAGttgtgaggtcaaaggtcagccagTGGAGGCGCCAAAGAAACGAACGATG ACGTTCAGGATGAAGAGGATTCTGCCCAGTGGCTTGTTTGGATCTGGAACAAAG GACACGCTGGCGTCGCCTCAG CAGGCTGTTGAAGTTCAGACTCTCCACTTGGCTGAAGTTCCCGGTGAAGGAACCGTCCTGGATCCTCTGGAC GACGAGGACGGGCTCCTGGCCTGGTGGAGGACGGTCGAAG GGTGGGACGATTGGAGCGGAGCCAACGAGAACGAGGAAGCTGAAGA agTGGTGGAACAAGCAGCGGACCGCGTCTTCATGGCGGCTCGTCTCTTCGTTCGCTTCTTCAACCAGCGAGGAGCTTCGCTGCAGCAGCGCGTCCTGGAGCTGCTGGCGTTGGCCGACGCAGCCGACAACTTTCACAAGAAGACGGTCACGGCCAGCGTCGGCGGCGGGGTGGCCAGCATCGCGGGGTCGGTCACCACCATCACCGGGCTCATTCTGGCGCCCTTCACGGCAGGAACCTCCCTCATCGTCACGGCCGTAGGCATTGGCGTGGCAACGGCAGGCGGGCTGGCGTCGGCGTCGGCCAACATCACGGACACGGTCCACTCGAAGACGGACCGCAAGAAGGTGGAGGCCATGATCCAGCAgtacgaggaggagatgaaggacaTCAGGGAGTGTCTGGAGTTCCTGCAG GACGGGATGGAGACGCTGGAGGAATGGGACTTTGAGAAGTACGCCGAGAGCATCTCGCAGAAGCACCTGAACCAGAACGTCAAGCACGTCATGAAGGAAGGCGGCCGCGCCGGCAAGGCGCTGGTGATCAACACGGAGAGCCTGATCAGCACCGTCCAGGTCCTGGGTGTAGCGGGCGGCGCCGCTAAAGCCGCCCAGGTGATGAGCATCACCACGGGGGTGATGGCCGGTCTCTTCCTGGCGCTCGACGTCTTCTTCCTGGCGAAGGATTCCATGGAGCTAAGGAGCGGCGCCAAGACAGATTTCGCCGCCAAAATCCGTGAAGTTTGTAAGGACCTGCAGGACGGGCTGCTCCAGCTGAACACCGTcaaggagcagctgcagagaacCATGGACGGGAtcgaggtggaggtggaggaggaggacgaagagcaGCTGAAGTCGGATCTGAAGAAACTTGTGGAGcttgaagaataa